In bacterium, the sequence CCTCGTCGGGGCAGCCCTCGCTGTGGGCGACGGCGGCAATCTTGATCAGGCTCGGCGCGTCGATGGCGCTGGCGACGGCGCGCTGCAGGCTGGTGAGGACCTTGGCCCGGTTGCCTTCGAGGGCGAAGGTGCCCACCTTCTCGAGATGGCGGAAGGTGAAGGTCGGCAGCGGCGCGCGCACCACGCTCGCGGGCATCATGTAGGTGACGCCCCGATAGAAGAGCGGCTGTAGCTCGATCTCTGCCAAAGGAGCGGTCGGCGCGTGCGGCGTGACCTGCAGGACCAGCGGAGCGGTTCCGCGCGAGGCGGCGAGCGGCATTTGCTTGCGTGTGGTCGTGCCCATGGACGAAGCCCTCCTCACCAGACGACGGGGACTGATCCGTTTATACCCCAAAGCTTATGAACCCTCAGAGCCGCGGGCGTTATCGCGGGAAGTTTTCGGCCAGCTCCTCGACCTGTTCGGCGGTCATCTTGAGGTGGATGCCGTCCGCCTCGACGTGGTCGATCCAGCCCATGGGGATGGCCACGTCCCGCGCGAAGAGAAAGCCGCGCCTCACCACGAAGCCCAGGGCCTTCTCGGTGTCGGGGTCGAAGAGCAGATCGGCCACGTGGCCGCACTGCTTGTCGGTGCAGAAGACCCGGTCCCCGGCCGAGACGATCGCCTCGTCGGGCGGCACGTTGACGTGCTCGATGGGCAGCGGCCCCGGCGAGATGTTCCAGGACAGGGTCTGGGCGTAGTGGCTCGGCCAGAGGATGTCGGCGTGCTTGTAGCCCGTGGGCGGCCCCCACTCGGCCGAGGGCAGCGAGAAGTCGGTCTCGGAGTAGGGGGGGAACGCCTTGAGCGTCGGGCAATCCACCCCCAGGTGGATCCAGTCCTCGTGCGCCTCGGCGATGGCGGTGCTGGGGACGACCTTGCGCTCGCCGTCGTGCAGACGGATGACCAGGTGCGTCACCATGCGGTGCGCCGGATCGATCACGACCCTGTCGATGTGCCCACAGTCCTCGCCGTCGCACTTGACCTCGGCGTTCATGCGGATCCGCGCTGCCTCCATCGGGGGCCCTCCTCTCCGTCATGCGGGGCCGTGCATGGCGATGATACGCCGGATCGGCGAGTAAAAGCGCCCAAAAAAAAGCGCCCCTTTTGAGGGGCGCTGCCGATTAGGAGTTTTCCATCATCTCTTGGAGGTGGGGGGCCGCCCCCATCAAGCCGCTCGCGGTCTCTTCGAGGCCGTCCGCGAGGATCAGGCCGCTGATCCGCGTCAGGTCCTCCATGCTGAAGGGCCCCTGCGGCATCACGCCGAGCCTCAGGGCCGCGGCGTTCAGGCGCCGTTCGGCCTCCTTGGGTTCCACGACCGAGGCGAACCGTGAAAGAAGGTCCGCGCGGGTGATCTGCTTCATACCAGTCCTCCTGCGCACAGAGCGGGTTGTGGCCCGAACGAGCCGATGGGGACGAAGGCGTCCTTGAGGCCCTCGAACTTCAGGCCGAGGCCCTTGAGGGCCCCGTTCCAGAGGCCGGCGGCCTTGTCGGCGACCTTGGAACCGACGTCTTTGACCTTGTCCCAGTTGTCCACGACGATCTGGGCGCCCGTCAGGCCCAGCGAAACGCCCTTGAGGCCGGCGGCGATCGCGAGCGACGTGCCGCCCGTGGCGGGCGCGAGCATCGTCATGACGTTGGCGGTGAGGC encodes:
- a CDS encoding PRC-barrel domain-containing protein, which produces MEAARIRMNAEVKCDGEDCGHIDRVVIDPAHRMVTHLVIRLHDGERKVVPSTAIAEAHEDWIHLGVDCPTLKAFPPYSETDFSLPSAEWGPPTGYKHADILWPSHYAQTLSWNISPGPLPIEHVNVPPDEAIVSAGDRVFCTDKQCGHVADLLFDPDTEKALGFVVRRGFLFARDVAIPMGWIDHVEADGIHLKMTAEQVEELAENFPR